One stretch of Aquisalimonas asiatica DNA includes these proteins:
- a CDS encoding TRAP transporter small permease subunit: MHFIASFIDGFNKWFGRIVAPIIAILALVVVYDITLRFFIGRPSDWAFEVTKQLFAAHFMLLGAFALYHRAHVEVDIVKNLFSKKIQAILEILGYLIFFAPFIYIYLERSWGYAMRSWTRGETTSGMMSIPVYPVKMIMVVTGVLLLLQAIAIVLQAVQRLREE, from the coding sequence ATGCACTTCATTGCCAGCTTCATCGACGGATTCAACAAATGGTTCGGGCGCATCGTCGCTCCGATCATTGCGATCCTCGCGCTGGTGGTGGTCTACGACATCACCCTGCGTTTTTTCATCGGCCGGCCCAGCGACTGGGCGTTCGAGGTCACCAAACAGCTGTTTGCGGCCCACTTCATGCTGCTCGGCGCCTTTGCGCTCTACCACCGGGCGCACGTGGAAGTGGACATCGTCAAGAACCTGTTCTCGAAGAAGATCCAGGCGATTCTGGAGATCCTCGGCTATCTGATTTTCTTCGCACCGTTCATCTACATCTACCTGGAGCGCTCCTGGGGCTACGCCATGCGCTCCTGGACCCGCGGCGAGACCACCTCGGGCATGATGTCCATCCCCGTGTATCCCGTGAAGATGATCATGGTGGTCACCGGCGTGCTCCTGCTCCTGCAGGCCATCGCCATCGTGCTTCAGGCTGTCCAGCGGCTGCGGGAGGAATAA
- a CDS encoding LuxR C-terminal-related transcriptional regulator, giving the protein MDRSRSPAEMQALDVPPTVLRPPQSGVELISRPHVFKTITDLPPGCMVKVMAPAGAGKTTVLSQAYERLRRDEVAVAWLSVTSLANDFHRFMLQLIAAVRTAKPDFAATLPSLLESTTSRMYQDLAMKLALAFAHGVDRRLVVFVDDYHCIDLPVIHQTLAMLLDHLPPQVSLVVGSRTEPDFPLGAMRASGRLVELGWNELRFSRDEAARLFQLRGCDLSASQLQSVYDQTEGWATGLQLASLDLGADDTLRAGDQPLTRQAHVTDYWLDAVLRRLSPKLQDFLLRTSVLDGMSPGLCDAICDTDDSAAVLQELERLNLFTFRLDDVQVWFRYHHLFREFLYTRLRDRHPQQMDALHLAASQWFEQEGALAEAIDFALRGNDPERAAVLLVPYGRALFRSGRFKELRLSLEQLPESELTASAELCILNGWSYAYGGEFGRAHAWAEAGAEAALHEPKRAAFEGEIAVLLSTLGVIQNDEPNRTSLHPGLMEQLEHTDSSVQAFAHIALGYAYRSDGRLADAGHEIAEAIRFAERNECSLINMLARYNHVALALLRGEREVAENSARGSLQIATERHWTEGMGAAFVRTQLGAVLYEANRIDDALTELDAAVAILRATEAYGFLGVALLMRARALWAGGRMDAAASDLRDAGEIGESRQVERVRFKKALLEARMALADGRMARARRHLDRARSQVREPGAGEAWSEHFEQLKLVEARAAVASQDWHAVSAELAIIATSARDAGRWYHWLEAQALTVEVSLAQEEADSAADAVLTEALAFAAEESLWRPFFHVGPRLRARVALLAKRGSVRGAAELDAALGAPRLAAARSRCEPLHARETQILALVAEGVKNREIGARLFISEETVKWYLKSLYRKLDVENRTAAVARARELGLMEEA; this is encoded by the coding sequence ATGGATAGATCGCGGTCTCCGGCAGAAATGCAGGCACTGGACGTGCCACCGACGGTGCTTCGGCCGCCGCAGAGCGGTGTCGAGCTGATCTCGCGCCCACACGTCTTCAAGACCATCACCGATCTGCCTCCCGGATGCATGGTCAAGGTCATGGCACCAGCCGGGGCTGGCAAGACGACGGTACTCAGCCAGGCGTATGAGCGCCTGCGTCGGGATGAAGTCGCCGTGGCCTGGCTGTCGGTCACCTCGCTGGCCAATGACTTCCACCGTTTCATGCTGCAGCTCATCGCGGCAGTGCGCACCGCGAAGCCGGATTTCGCCGCAACGCTGCCGTCGCTGCTCGAGAGCACAACGTCGCGCATGTATCAGGACCTGGCCATGAAACTGGCGCTGGCGTTCGCTCACGGGGTGGACAGGCGCCTGGTCGTGTTCGTGGACGACTACCACTGCATCGATTTGCCGGTCATTCATCAGACGCTGGCCATGCTGCTGGATCATCTGCCACCCCAGGTGTCGCTGGTTGTCGGATCACGCACCGAGCCCGACTTTCCGCTGGGAGCCATGCGGGCGAGTGGCCGTCTCGTGGAGCTGGGCTGGAACGAGCTGCGATTCTCCCGCGACGAAGCGGCCCGGTTGTTTCAGTTGCGCGGCTGCGATCTGTCGGCCTCGCAATTGCAGAGTGTCTACGACCAGACGGAGGGGTGGGCCACGGGCCTGCAGCTGGCGAGCCTGGATCTGGGCGCGGATGACACCTTGCGCGCCGGCGATCAGCCGCTCACCCGTCAGGCGCACGTTACTGACTACTGGCTGGACGCCGTGCTGCGGAGGCTGTCACCGAAGCTCCAGGATTTTCTGCTCCGCACCTCGGTGCTGGACGGAATGAGTCCGGGGCTTTGTGATGCGATCTGCGATACCGATGACAGTGCCGCCGTGTTGCAGGAGCTGGAGCGGCTGAATCTGTTCACCTTCCGCCTGGACGACGTCCAGGTGTGGTTCCGTTATCACCACCTGTTCCGGGAGTTCCTTTACACCCGACTACGGGACCGCCACCCGCAGCAGATGGACGCGTTGCATCTGGCCGCCAGCCAGTGGTTCGAACAGGAGGGGGCACTGGCCGAGGCCATTGATTTCGCCCTTCGCGGTAACGACCCGGAGCGCGCAGCCGTGTTGCTTGTGCCCTATGGGCGGGCGCTGTTCCGGAGTGGGCGGTTCAAGGAGCTGCGCCTGAGCCTGGAGCAGTTGCCTGAAAGCGAACTCACCGCATCGGCGGAGTTGTGCATCCTCAACGGCTGGTCCTACGCCTATGGCGGCGAGTTCGGGAGGGCGCACGCCTGGGCCGAAGCCGGAGCGGAAGCCGCGTTGCACGAGCCAAAGCGTGCAGCCTTCGAGGGTGAGATCGCGGTGCTTCTCAGCACCCTGGGGGTCATCCAGAACGACGAACCGAATCGCACCAGCCTCCATCCCGGGCTCATGGAACAGCTGGAGCACACCGACAGTTCGGTACAGGCGTTCGCGCACATCGCGCTTGGGTACGCCTACCGTTCGGATGGCCGGCTGGCTGATGCCGGTCACGAAATCGCTGAAGCGATTCGTTTTGCCGAGCGCAATGAGTGCTCGTTGATCAACATGCTCGCCCGCTACAACCATGTCGCACTGGCGTTGCTGCGGGGCGAGCGCGAGGTCGCCGAGAACAGTGCGCGCGGGAGTCTGCAGATCGCAACGGAACGCCACTGGACCGAGGGGATGGGGGCTGCGTTCGTACGGACGCAGCTGGGCGCCGTCCTGTACGAGGCAAACCGCATTGACGACGCGCTCACCGAACTCGACGCCGCCGTGGCCATCCTGCGTGCGACCGAGGCCTACGGTTTTCTCGGGGTTGCCCTGCTGATGCGGGCGCGCGCGCTATGGGCGGGAGGGCGTATGGACGCGGCTGCCAGTGATCTGCGTGACGCCGGCGAGATCGGCGAGAGTCGCCAGGTAGAGCGGGTGCGCTTCAAGAAGGCGCTTCTGGAGGCGCGCATGGCGCTCGCCGATGGACGAATGGCCAGGGCAAGGCGTCACCTGGACAGGGCGCGATCGCAGGTGCGTGAGCCAGGGGCCGGGGAGGCGTGGTCGGAGCACTTCGAGCAACTGAAGCTGGTGGAAGCACGGGCGGCGGTGGCCAGCCAGGACTGGCATGCCGTCTCGGCAGAGCTTGCCATCATCGCGACCAGCGCCCGCGACGCGGGGCGCTGGTATCACTGGCTGGAAGCGCAGGCACTGACCGTGGAAGTCAGCCTCGCCCAGGAGGAGGCCGATAGCGCCGCCGACGCCGTGCTCACGGAAGCACTTGCCTTCGCGGCCGAGGAGTCGCTGTGGCGTCCGTTCTTCCACGTGGGCCCGCGCTTGCGGGCGAGGGTTGCCCTGCTCGCCAAGCGGGGCAGTGTACGCGGGGCGGCGGAGCTGGATGCAGCCCTGGGGGCTCCGCGGCTTGCTGCCGCGCGGAGCCGCTGTGAGCCTCTGCATGCGCGGGAGACCCAGATTCTCGCGCTGGTGGCGGAAGGGGTGAAAAACCGTGAGATCGGTGCGCGGTTGTTCATCTCCGAGGAAACGGTGAAATGGTATCTCAAGAGTCTGTACCGCAAGCTCGATGTGGAGAACCGCACTGCCGCCGTCGCCCGGGCCCGGGAGCTGGGGTTGATGGAAGAAGCCTGA
- the dctP gene encoding TRAP transporter substrate-binding protein DctP produces MKAVTRLAVAGLTTAGLALGSMATTAHADSPAQWTMTTTWSDSIDLIKIDQRWVDTVHRIAGDELEIDFRSGGTLMSAGEVFDATETGSIDASGDWPGYWAGTDSAFSPLATHTMLFNAVDYLNWIFKWGGWDLYQEIYGEYGMVYLPYAVTNNESGFMGGTKIESISDLDGMRLRLAGRDQGRVLEKLGGSQVELAGDEIYQAVERGVVDGAEFAIPGVDYNVGFAEIVDYWATPGWHQSASVFGVMINKDSWDALSEETQDKLKVAAESTMAWSIAWSEHGSTEGTRKFQEAGVEITQIPSEELEEVQQATNEVIVRGACENPLHAKVYHSQVSYLKEYATWRDLSVPFNMSRTMDNLPSLDELEECL; encoded by the coding sequence ATGAAAGCTGTGACCCGTCTGGCCGTTGCAGGCCTCACCACCGCCGGCCTCGCCCTTGGCAGCATGGCAACCACCGCCCACGCCGACAGCCCGGCCCAGTGGACCATGACCACCACCTGGTCCGACTCCATCGACCTGATCAAGATCGATCAGCGCTGGGTCGACACGGTGCACCGTATCGCCGGCGATGAACTGGAGATCGACTTCCGTTCCGGTGGCACGCTGATGTCCGCCGGCGAAGTCTTTGACGCCACCGAGACCGGCAGCATCGATGCCTCCGGCGACTGGCCCGGCTACTGGGCCGGCACGGATTCCGCGTTCTCCCCCCTGGCCACCCACACCATGCTGTTCAACGCCGTCGACTACCTGAACTGGATCTTCAAATGGGGCGGCTGGGACCTCTACCAGGAGATCTACGGCGAGTACGGCATGGTGTACCTGCCCTACGCCGTGACCAACAATGAGTCCGGCTTCATGGGCGGCACGAAGATCGAGTCCATCAGCGACCTCGACGGCATGCGTCTGCGCCTGGCCGGGCGTGACCAGGGTCGCGTGCTGGAGAAGCTCGGCGGCTCGCAGGTGGAGCTGGCCGGTGACGAGATCTACCAGGCCGTGGAGCGCGGCGTGGTGGACGGCGCCGAGTTCGCCATCCCGGGCGTCGATTACAACGTCGGCTTCGCCGAGATCGTCGACTACTGGGCCACCCCCGGCTGGCACCAGTCCGCCAGCGTCTTCGGCGTGATGATCAACAAGGACTCCTGGGACGCCCTATCCGAAGAGACCCAGGACAAGCTGAAGGTCGCCGCCGAGTCCACCATGGCCTGGTCCATTGCCTGGTCCGAGCACGGCTCCACGGAGGGCACCAGGAAATTCCAGGAAGCCGGCGTGGAGATCACCCAGATCCCGTCCGAAGAGCTTGAGGAAGTGCAGCAGGCCACCAACGAGGTCATCGTCCGCGGTGCCTGCGAGAACCCGCTGCATGCGAAGGTGTACCACTCCCAGGTCAGCTACCTGAAGGAGTACGCCACCTGGCGGGACCTGTCCGTGCCGTTCAACATGAGCCGCACCATGGACAACCTGCCGTCCCTTGACGAACTGGAAGAGTGCCTCTGA
- a CDS encoding SDR family NAD(P)-dependent oxidoreductase: MSGQRLKDRVVMIIGAGSIDAGWGNGKAAAVQAAREGARVFAVDINAEAAQETVDLIRNEGFEASAHQADATDSAAVESMVNACVRTYGGVDVMHNNIGIVELGGPVELEESAWQRALDINLTSPFLTCKHVLPVMERQGRGVILITGSIAGIRYTGVPYVSYSATKAAVAQLCQSVALQYASRGIRANCILPGLMDTPMIYQGLNEGYSASSQQEMVDKRNAQCPTGHMGDAWDVAHAMVFLASDEAKYITGQNLVVDGGLTAKIH; encoded by the coding sequence ATGAGCGGACAACGCCTGAAGGACCGCGTGGTGATGATCATCGGCGCAGGTTCCATTGATGCCGGCTGGGGCAATGGCAAGGCAGCGGCCGTGCAGGCCGCGCGGGAAGGCGCCCGGGTTTTCGCGGTGGACATCAACGCAGAGGCGGCGCAGGAAACCGTCGATCTCATTCGCAACGAGGGGTTCGAGGCGAGCGCGCACCAGGCCGACGCAACGGACTCTGCCGCGGTGGAGTCCATGGTGAACGCATGCGTACGCACCTACGGCGGCGTCGACGTCATGCACAACAACATTGGCATCGTCGAACTGGGTGGTCCGGTCGAGCTGGAGGAGAGCGCCTGGCAGCGGGCACTGGACATCAACCTCACCAGCCCTTTTCTCACGTGCAAGCACGTCCTGCCGGTGATGGAGCGTCAGGGCCGCGGCGTGATTCTGATTACCGGGTCCATCGCGGGCATCCGCTACACCGGCGTACCCTACGTGAGTTACAGCGCCACCAAGGCCGCCGTCGCGCAGCTGTGTCAGAGCGTGGCGTTACAGTACGCCAGCCGGGGCATCCGCGCGAACTGCATTCTGCCGGGCCTGATGGACACCCCGATGATCTACCAGGGGCTCAACGAGGGCTACTCCGCGAGCAGCCAGCAGGAGATGGTGGACAAACGGAACGCCCAGTGCCCCACCGGCCACATGGGTGATGCGTGGGATGTGGCTCACGCCATGGTCTTCCTGGCATCGGACGAAGCCAAGTACATCACCGGCCAGAACCTGGTGGTCGATGGCGGCCTGACGGCGAAGATCCACTAG
- a CDS encoding sigma-54 interaction domain-containing protein, translating to MTAGGGSSRGPFMGIPRHLLTTLLPLLEEATAGAIAVDSDARITWINASYARLIGDAPERLVGRAIREVIPATRMPETVRTGQPRLLDIMEFRDQQLVVSRLPVEEDGVVVGALAFVLYDDLQPLAPLMSKYRRLQDDLAAARRALARRTARYSLSDFVGASPAALDVKRRARLAAGRDTPTLLLGETGTGKEILAQAIHSASARADRPFVGVNLAAVPENLLEAEFFGVAPGAYTGAGQRTREGKFQLAHGGTLFLDEIGDMPLALQAKLLRVLEEQQVEPLGSNQVQQVDVRVIAATSRDIGAMLADGTFRSDLYYRLNVLEIRVPPLRERLQDLGILCEALLEDIALGGELHAELTSDALAVLELYHWPGNIRELRNTLEQAMTMNEGEGALSANEVHAVLPGGRDNGSPAATSAAMVRPLAETVADAEQAAIESALRAAGGNRSRAARLLGISRSVLYEKLSKLS from the coding sequence GTGACGGCCGGTGGCGGCAGTTCCCGGGGGCCCTTCATGGGCATTCCCCGCCACCTCCTCACGACGCTGCTGCCGCTGCTCGAGGAGGCCACGGCCGGCGCCATCGCCGTGGACAGTGACGCCCGCATCACGTGGATCAACGCCAGCTACGCCCGCCTGATCGGCGACGCCCCGGAGCGGCTCGTGGGGCGGGCCATCCGGGAGGTCATTCCCGCTACGCGCATGCCGGAGACCGTGCGCACCGGCCAGCCCCGGCTACTCGACATCATGGAGTTCCGGGACCAGCAGCTGGTGGTGTCACGCCTGCCGGTGGAGGAGGACGGCGTGGTCGTCGGTGCCCTGGCCTTCGTGCTCTATGACGACCTCCAGCCCCTGGCCCCGCTCATGTCCAAGTACCGCCGCCTGCAGGACGACCTGGCCGCCGCGCGGCGGGCCCTGGCGCGTCGAACGGCGCGCTACAGCCTGTCGGACTTCGTCGGCGCGAGCCCGGCGGCCCTGGACGTGAAACGCCGCGCCCGGCTGGCGGCGGGCCGCGACACCCCCACGCTGCTCCTTGGCGAGACGGGTACCGGCAAGGAGATCCTCGCCCAGGCCATTCACAGCGCCTCGGCACGGGCGGATCGCCCGTTCGTGGGCGTGAACCTGGCCGCCGTACCGGAGAACCTGCTGGAGGCGGAGTTCTTCGGTGTGGCGCCCGGCGCGTACACCGGCGCCGGACAGCGCACACGGGAGGGCAAGTTCCAGCTGGCCCATGGCGGCACCCTGTTCCTGGACGAGATCGGCGACATGCCCCTGGCACTGCAGGCAAAACTGCTGCGGGTGCTGGAAGAGCAGCAAGTGGAGCCGCTGGGCTCCAATCAGGTCCAGCAGGTGGACGTCCGCGTGATCGCCGCCACCAGCCGCGACATCGGCGCCATGCTCGCCGACGGCACGTTCCGCTCCGATCTCTACTACCGGCTCAACGTGCTGGAGATCCGGGTGCCGCCCCTGCGGGAACGGCTGCAGGATCTGGGGATTCTCTGCGAGGCGCTGCTGGAGGACATCGCCCTGGGCGGCGAGCTTCACGCCGAGCTCACCAGCGATGCGCTGGCCGTACTGGAGCTCTATCACTGGCCCGGCAACATCCGTGAACTGCGCAATACGCTGGAACAGGCAATGACCATGAACGAGGGGGAAGGTGCCCTGTCGGCGAATGAAGTCCATGCGGTACTCCCGGGCGGCCGTGACAACGGGTCACCCGCCGCCACGAGTGCGGCGATGGTGCGGCCACTGGCGGAGACTGTCGCGGATGCCGAACAGGCCGCCATCGAGTCCGCCCTGCGCGCCGCGGGGGGCAACCGCAGCCGGGCGGCGCGGCTGCTGGGCATCTCGCGATCCGTCCTGTACGAGAAGCTGTCAAAACTGTCCTGA
- a CDS encoding GNAT family N-acetyltransferase, giving the protein MGELRFERLYGTGLGQRLDDIARLRMTVFREWPYLYEGDHEYERRFLQIYVDSQRSFALSVLDGDAVVGVTTAMPLADEEPEIRQPFVDAGLDVGRVFYFAESVLLPAYRGKGLYRQFFREREAHAGSFGAYDHVAFCAVQRPDDHPMKPAGHQPLDPVWRHFGYEPRPELVAYFPWPDIGEREETEKPLQFWLKALG; this is encoded by the coding sequence ATGGGTGAACTGCGCTTCGAACGACTCTACGGCACCGGTCTGGGCCAGCGGCTTGACGATATCGCGCGGTTGCGGATGACCGTCTTCCGGGAATGGCCCTATCTCTACGAGGGTGATCACGAGTATGAACGCCGGTTCCTGCAGATTTATGTCGACTCGCAGCGCTCATTCGCGCTGAGTGTGCTGGACGGTGATGCCGTGGTCGGGGTGACCACGGCCATGCCGCTCGCGGACGAGGAGCCGGAGATCCGGCAGCCGTTCGTGGACGCGGGGCTCGACGTGGGGCGTGTCTTCTATTTCGCCGAGTCGGTGCTGTTGCCTGCGTACCGGGGGAAAGGGCTCTACCGGCAGTTCTTTCGCGAGCGGGAGGCGCACGCCGGCTCGTTCGGGGCGTACGACCACGTCGCGTTCTGCGCCGTGCAGCGCCCGGATGATCACCCCATGAAGCCCGCCGGCCACCAGCCGCTGGATCCGGTGTGGCGGCATTTCGGTTATGAGCCCCGGCCGGAGCTGGTGGCCTATTTCCCGTGGCCCGACATCGGCGAGCGGGAAGAGACGGAGAAGCCCCTGCAGTTCTGGCTCAAGGCGCTGGGCTGA
- a CDS encoding EAL domain-containing protein, with the protein MGADERQGAASGQPGEAPVFVVFRDASTAERLAASLRDFGLRTRHMINLDMFANAAAAAPPRAVVLDHALLGSEHQPVLPATPGATWRVPLVVVGRDPAMAHRLEAVRAGADAWFTRPFNPSVLARRLHQLTGNDGADAGNLLLVDDTGALASAAATLSTAGFNVEHLDTPLTLLQRLQTRCPDMLLVSGDLQAADSGELLQAVRHDSRYYGIPALVLTAGDKRRFDGLAASAGIDGVVGLPAPTDDLQAIVTSRLERVTRLQASARYLARRDPDSGLHSAAHLLAELRQALRAGGRDRRTAALIHIQAEPADARAARDPRMDRALTAAVSRRLQALLPSASVAARLDRHNYAALVFGHTAAELEQLTGQLLRTLEKQAPATAVAMGTAALGGTEDNAEAVLERARQAGAPGEPWGAGPAPADTDGDATGQWDQTLRHALDQGRLRLVYQPIASLAGNPTTLYEAFIRLLDEDGGDILPQEFLPAAHRLGMTGALDRWIVDRTLAVLASQQALGNHPTLFVKLFADTVADPRFPDWLQDRLGQHGVDGTQLVLQVPQNVAATRFTETTAMAQAVGALGCMLALEHYGARPDHNNLLQRLPLHYIKLSPALTGGIDADEAQRSRVQAVTSQARAADARTIAALVQDVSSLSFLWASGVDYIQGYFMQEPSDIFATDDSREAP; encoded by the coding sequence ATGGGAGCAGACGAACGACAGGGGGCGGCCTCGGGCCAGCCGGGTGAAGCGCCAGTGTTCGTCGTGTTCCGGGATGCTTCCACGGCGGAGCGGCTGGCGGCCAGCCTGCGCGACTTCGGCCTGCGTACCCGGCACATGATCAACCTCGACATGTTCGCCAACGCCGCTGCGGCGGCGCCACCCCGCGCCGTGGTGCTGGACCACGCACTGCTCGGGAGTGAGCACCAGCCGGTGCTGCCGGCAACACCTGGGGCCACATGGCGAGTGCCGCTGGTGGTGGTCGGCCGCGACCCCGCCATGGCTCACCGCCTGGAGGCTGTCAGGGCCGGTGCGGATGCCTGGTTCACGCGCCCGTTCAACCCGTCGGTGCTGGCCCGTCGCCTGCACCAGTTGACGGGCAACGACGGGGCCGACGCCGGCAACCTCCTGCTGGTGGACGACACGGGCGCGCTCGCGTCGGCGGCAGCCACCCTGTCCACGGCCGGCTTCAACGTGGAGCACCTGGACACCCCGTTGACGCTGCTCCAGCGTCTGCAGACCCGGTGCCCGGACATGCTGCTGGTCTCGGGCGACCTTCAGGCTGCCGACAGTGGTGAGCTGCTCCAGGCGGTCCGGCATGACAGCCGCTATTACGGCATCCCGGCACTGGTCCTCACCGCTGGCGACAAGCGCCGCTTTGACGGCCTCGCCGCCAGCGCCGGTATCGACGGCGTCGTGGGCCTCCCGGCGCCCACGGACGACCTGCAGGCGATTGTCACGAGCCGGCTGGAACGCGTGACACGGCTCCAGGCCAGCGCACGCTATCTTGCCCGCCGCGACCCGGACTCCGGCCTCCACAGCGCCGCCCACCTCCTGGCGGAGCTGCGCCAGGCCCTGCGGGCCGGCGGGCGCGACCGGCGCACTGCCGCGCTCATTCACATCCAGGCGGAGCCGGCCGACGCGCGGGCCGCCCGCGATCCACGCATGGACCGCGCCCTCACAGCTGCCGTATCGCGCCGCCTGCAGGCGCTGCTGCCGTCTGCCTCGGTTGCCGCACGCCTCGACCGGCACAACTACGCCGCCCTGGTGTTCGGGCACACGGCCGCCGAGCTGGAGCAGCTGACGGGGCAGCTGCTCCGCACCCTGGAGAAGCAGGCCCCCGCCACCGCCGTGGCCATGGGAACGGCCGCGCTGGGCGGCACCGAGGATAACGCCGAAGCCGTGCTGGAGCGGGCACGGCAGGCGGGCGCACCAGGTGAGCCCTGGGGCGCCGGGCCGGCGCCGGCGGACACCGATGGCGACGCAACCGGACAATGGGACCAGACACTCCGTCACGCACTGGATCAGGGCCGGTTGCGGCTGGTCTATCAGCCCATTGCCAGCCTCGCCGGCAACCCCACCACGCTCTACGAAGCCTTCATCCGCCTGCTCGACGAGGACGGCGGCGACATCCTTCCCCAGGAGTTCCTGCCCGCGGCGCACCGTCTGGGCATGACCGGCGCACTGGACCGCTGGATCGTCGACCGCACACTGGCGGTGCTGGCTTCCCAGCAGGCGCTGGGCAACCACCCGACACTGTTCGTCAAGCTGTTCGCCGACACGGTCGCCGATCCCCGCTTTCCGGACTGGCTGCAGGACCGGCTTGGGCAGCACGGGGTGGACGGCACCCAGCTCGTGCTTCAGGTGCCCCAGAACGTGGCTGCCACGCGATTCACGGAAACCACCGCCATGGCGCAGGCCGTGGGCGCACTCGGCTGCATGCTCGCCCTGGAGCATTACGGCGCCCGGCCGGACCACAACAACCTGCTGCAACGGTTGCCGCTCCACTACATCAAGCTCTCGCCGGCGCTGACCGGCGGCATCGACGCCGATGAAGCACAGCGCAGCCGCGTGCAGGCGGTGACCAGTCAGGCGCGCGCCGCGGACGCCCGCACCATTGCCGCTCTGGTCCAGGACGTGTCCAGCCTGTCGTTCCTGTGGGCATCGGGCGTGGACTACATCCAGGGGTATTTCATGCAGGAGCCGAGCGACATCTTCGCTACAGACGATAGCCGGGAGGCGCCGTGA
- a CDS encoding AMP nucleosidase — MAIHSEILTPPAAATRSFTDPVATVDYLQEIYDRNTAFLRDWFQSCAQGDPVPGRVRAYYPRVRIATATHARVDSRSSYGFVAGPGVFETTVTRPDLFRDYLIEQCALLLQHHGEPLEVGESAEPIPLHFAYPRDINVQGGFADGLPDRPLRDLFDTPDLAAMDDAIVNGTHSGDADAPQPLALFRAARVDYSLHRLDHYTGTDPCHFQNFVIFTNYPFYTDAFARHCRQQLADGTADFEAFVEPGNRITRRGENQPSGEPPERAFQMPAYHRVAADGSGVTMINIGAGPSNARNITDHVAVMRPSAWLMLGHCAGLRNTQKLGDYVLAHGYIRADHVLDEELPLWVPVPALAEMQVALEDAARQVTGLDGFELKRVIRTGTVASVDNRNWELGDHATTLKRMSQSRAVALDMESATIAANGFRFRVPYGTLLCVSDKPMHGEIKLARMASELYRQRVDQHLEMGLKALENLKHYDRERLHSRKLRSFAEVAFR, encoded by the coding sequence ATGGCCATACACAGCGAGATCCTCACGCCACCGGCTGCCGCGACGCGCAGCTTCACCGATCCGGTGGCGACCGTGGATTACCTGCAGGAGATCTACGACCGCAACACCGCTTTCCTGCGCGACTGGTTCCAGAGCTGCGCCCAGGGTGACCCGGTGCCGGGCCGCGTGCGCGCATACTACCCGCGGGTGCGCATCGCCACGGCCACCCACGCCCGGGTGGACTCCCGCTCGTCCTACGGCTTCGTCGCCGGACCGGGCGTGTTCGAGACAACCGTCACGCGGCCGGACCTGTTCCGCGATTACCTGATCGAGCAGTGCGCCCTGCTGCTGCAGCACCACGGGGAACCCCTGGAAGTGGGCGAGTCCGCGGAGCCGATCCCGTTGCATTTCGCCTATCCACGGGACATCAACGTCCAGGGCGGTTTCGCCGACGGCCTGCCGGACCGCCCCCTGCGCGACCTGTTCGACACCCCGGATCTGGCGGCCATGGACGATGCCATCGTCAACGGCACCCATAGTGGCGACGCCGATGCACCGCAGCCGCTGGCGCTGTTCCGCGCCGCACGGGTGGACTACTCCCTGCACCGGCTGGACCACTACACCGGCACCGACCCGTGCCACTTCCAGAACTTCGTCATCTTCACCAACTACCCGTTCTACACCGATGCCTTCGCCCGCCACTGCCGCCAGCAGCTCGCCGACGGCACCGCCGACTTCGAGGCGTTCGTGGAGCCGGGCAACCGCATCACGCGCCGCGGCGAGAACCAGCCGAGCGGAGAACCGCCGGAGCGCGCGTTCCAGATGCCGGCGTATCACCGCGTGGCCGCGGATGGCTCCGGGGTCACCATGATCAATATCGGCGCCGGCCCGTCCAACGCGCGCAACATCACCGACCACGTGGCGGTGATGCGGCCCAGCGCCTGGCTCATGCTCGGCCACTGCGCCGGCCTGCGGAACACCCAGAAGCTCGGCGACTACGTGCTCGCCCACGGTTACATCCGCGCCGATCACGTGCTGGACGAAGAGCTGCCCCTGTGGGTGCCGGTGCCCGCACTGGCAGAGATGCAGGTGGCGCTCGAAGATGCGGCCCGGCAGGTTACCGGCCTGGACGGCTTCGAACTCAAACGCGTGATCCGCACCGGGACGGTGGCCAGCGTCGACAACCGCAACTGGGAGCTGGGCGATCACGCCACCACGCTCAAGCGCATGTCACAGTCGCGCGCGGTGGCGCTGGACATGGAGTCCGCCACCATTGCCGCCAATGGCTTCCGCTTCCGAGTACCCTACGGCACGCTGCTGTGCGTGTCGGACAAGCCCATGCACGGCGAGATCAAGCTTGCGCGCATGGCGAGCGAGCTCTATCGCCAGCGGGTGGATCAACACCTGGAGATGGGCCTGAAGGCGCTGGAAAACCTCAAGCACTATGACCGGGAACGCCTGCATTCGCGCAAGCTGCGCAGCTTCGCCGAGGTGGCATTCCGTTGA